A genomic region of Ovis canadensis isolate MfBH-ARS-UI-01 breed Bighorn chromosome 9, ARS-UI_OviCan_v2, whole genome shotgun sequence contains the following coding sequences:
- the LOC138446316 gene encoding zinc finger CCHC-type and RNA-binding motif-containing protein 1, giving the protein MSGGLAPSKSTVYVSNLPFSLTNNDLYRIFSKYGKVVKVTIMKDKDTRRSKGVAFILFLDKDSAQNCTRAINNKQLFGRVIKASIAIDNGRAAEFIRRRNYFDKSKCYECGESGHLSYACPKNMLGEREPPKKKEKKKKKKIPEPEEEIEAVEESEDEGEDPALDSLSQAIAFQQAKIEEEQKRWKPSSGGPSTSDDSRRPRIKKSTYFSDEEELSD; this is encoded by the coding sequence ATGAGTGGTGGATTGGCCCCAAGTAAAAGCACAGTGTATGTATCCAATCTGCCCTTTTCCCTGACCAACAATGACTTATATCGGATATTTTCCAAGTATGGCAAAGTTGTAAAGGTTACTATAATGAAAGATAAAGATACCAGGAGGAGTAAAGGGGTtgcatttattctatttttggatAAAGACTCTGCACAAAACTGTACCAGGGCAATAAACAACAAACAGTTATTTGGTAGAGTGATAAAAGCAAGCATTGCTATTGACAATGGAAGAGCAGCTGAGTTCATCCGAAGACGAAACTACTTTGATAAATCTAAGTGTTATGAATGTGGGGAAAGTGGACACTTAAGTTATGCCTGTCCCAAAAATATGCTTGGAGAACGTGAACctccaaagaagaaagagaaaaagaaaaaaaagaaaattcctgagccagaagaagaaattgaagcagtagaagaaagtgaagatgaagggGAAGATCCTGCTCTTGACAGCCTCAGTCAGGCCATAGCTTTCCAGCAAGCCaaaattgaagaagaacaaaaaagatgGAAACCCAGTTCAGGAGGTCCTTCAACATCAGATGATTCAAGACGCCCAAGGATAAAGAAAAGCACATACTTCAGTGATGAGGAGGaacttagtgattaa